Proteins encoded within one genomic window of Actinoplanes octamycinicus:
- a CDS encoding NAD-glutamate dehydrogenase has translation MPVADEAATDSDQTLNSPGGRALTGRLGASTDAGELDEPLPNAERLVAQAVERAGEDHTTASLVDRFWRFAPDEELVGYTPEEMFTAAVEHRELARNRLPGELKLALTEPRGPQAHTVLQIVTDDMPFLVDSVIALLTAHNLQVYLMVHPLIVVRREPLGALSELEAEVEPDDAIEGDLVESWIRIEIDPVRRADARDQLLNEVRRVLTDVREAVEDWPRMRQRALVIADELAAARGSDRKLPVPEKDVTDSIELLKWLAHDHFTFLGYREYRLDDGVLTAVHGTGLGILRGESRPRRLDTMAPEAYERAMEKRLLVITKANSRATVHRSAYLDYISVKVFDGNGDVVGERRFLGLFSSSAYRTSVRELPVVKRKVTEVMDRSGLSPRGHSGKDLLQILETYPRDELFQIKTDDLYEAVIGVLRMAGRRQLRLFLRRDGYGRFISCLIYLPRDRFTTGNRLRMQEILLRELNGVGVDYTTRVTERMLARVHFIVRTDPSDPPGQLDPNTLAELLADATRMWDDDFSLVLERKLGDEPAKELFGRYAHAYPESYKNGHTPYEGMQDLAKLELLEEPGQLEMHLYRRRKLGPDGAPQPDDHDIRFKVYRFGEPMMLSAVLPVLHSLGVQVSDERPYEIRREDGLIYLYDFGLRPPKVHRELAEVRPQVENAFASTWRGEAEVDGFNELVLRAGLTWRQVVVLRAYAKYLRQAGNVFSQRYVESTFIAYPDIARLLLELFEVRFSPALQIGEGERARRAGEVAGRITELLDQVDSLDQDRILRSYLTLIEATLRTSFYQRGADGRPKSYVAFKLNPEAIPDLPQPRPKYEIFVYSPRFEGVHLRFGAVARGGLRWSDRREDFRTEVLGLVKAQMVKNSVIVPVGAKGGFVLKQKPGDRDEAVECYKQFVTALMDVTDNILSGKIVPPKDVVRHDGDDPYLVVAADKGTATFSDIANEISVGKEFWLGDAFASGGSAGYDHKKMGITARGAWESVKKHFRDLGKDTQTEDFTVVGVGDMSGDVFGNGMLLSEHIKLVAAFDHRHIFLDPDPDPAVSYAERRRLFDLPRSSWADYDTKLISEGGGVYPRGAKSIPVSPQVRAALDLSESVTAVSPGELMRAILKAPVDLLFNGGIGTYVKAASESHADVGDKGNDAIRVNGADLRVKVVGEGGNLGLTQRGRIEFARAGGRVFTDFIDNSAGVDCSDHEVNIKILLGGAVVDGELGMPERDELLAAMTDEVGALVLRDNYEQAMALGNARAQAHSLLPVHRRMLTALEQRGELNRELEALPTDKELALRYENGEGLSAPEFAVLLAYVKISLEREVLADELVDEAWTNQVLHRYFPTPLRERYAARMAGHRLRREIISTALVNEVVNRGGTSFVFRAMEESGASAADVIRAFVVIRDVYGLADIWKAAEALDNKVPTAAQTLALLETRRLLDRAVRWLVSTRRSPIDVQGEIAKLRPGVATLLPQLPQVLVGAERRSFEERVAMLAGKDVPADLADSVSRVFYGFGLLDILETAAGIDRDVTEVAQVYFVLSERFGVDALLSHISRLPRGDRWQTLARMALRYDLYAALAALTAEVLQSTPESAAPEDRVSQWEQVNAASIARASNAMGDVDESPADLAALSVLLRQIRTLVKTSSAN, from the coding sequence ATGCCTGTCGCCGACGAGGCAGCGACTGATTCTGATCAGACCCTGAACTCACCGGGAGGCCGGGCGCTGACCGGCCGGCTCGGTGCGTCCACCGATGCCGGAGAGCTCGACGAGCCACTCCCGAACGCCGAGCGCCTGGTCGCCCAGGCGGTGGAGCGAGCCGGCGAGGACCACACCACCGCGTCGCTGGTCGACCGCTTCTGGCGGTTCGCTCCGGACGAGGAGCTGGTCGGGTACACCCCGGAGGAGATGTTCACGGCCGCGGTCGAGCATCGTGAGCTGGCCCGGAACAGATTGCCGGGCGAGCTGAAACTGGCCCTGACCGAGCCGCGCGGCCCGCAGGCACACACCGTGCTGCAGATCGTCACCGACGACATGCCGTTCCTGGTCGACTCGGTGATCGCCCTGCTCACCGCGCACAACCTGCAGGTCTACCTGATGGTGCACCCGCTGATCGTGGTCCGCCGGGAGCCGCTGGGCGCGCTCAGCGAGCTGGAGGCCGAGGTCGAGCCGGACGACGCCATCGAGGGCGACCTGGTGGAGAGCTGGATCCGGATCGAGATCGACCCGGTCCGCCGCGCGGACGCCCGCGACCAGCTGCTCAACGAGGTCCGCCGGGTGCTGACCGACGTGCGCGAGGCGGTCGAGGACTGGCCGCGGATGCGGCAGCGGGCCCTGGTGATCGCCGACGAGCTGGCCGCCGCCCGCGGCTCGGACCGGAAACTGCCGGTGCCGGAGAAGGACGTCACCGACTCGATCGAGCTGCTCAAGTGGCTCGCCCACGACCACTTCACCTTCCTGGGCTACCGCGAGTACCGGCTGGACGACGGGGTCCTGACCGCGGTGCACGGCACCGGCCTGGGCATCCTGCGCGGCGAGAGCCGGCCGCGGCGGCTGGACACCATGGCGCCCGAGGCCTACGAGCGGGCCATGGAGAAGCGGCTCCTGGTGATCACCAAGGCGAACTCGCGGGCCACCGTGCACCGCTCCGCCTACCTGGACTACATCAGCGTCAAGGTCTTCGACGGCAACGGCGACGTGGTCGGCGAGCGGCGCTTCCTGGGCCTGTTCTCCAGCTCCGCCTACCGCACCAGCGTCCGCGAGCTGCCGGTGGTCAAGCGCAAGGTCACCGAGGTGATGGACCGCTCCGGCCTGTCGCCGCGCGGCCACTCCGGCAAGGACCTGCTGCAGATCCTGGAGACCTACCCGCGCGACGAGCTGTTCCAGATCAAGACCGATGACCTGTACGAGGCGGTCATCGGCGTGCTGCGGATGGCCGGTCGCCGGCAGCTGCGGCTGTTCCTGCGCCGGGACGGGTACGGCCGGTTCATCTCCTGCCTGATCTACCTGCCCCGGGACCGGTTCACCACCGGCAACCGGCTGCGCATGCAGGAGATCCTGCTCCGCGAGCTGAACGGGGTCGGGGTGGACTACACCACCCGGGTGACCGAGCGGATGCTCGCCCGGGTGCACTTCATCGTCCGGACCGACCCGTCCGACCCGCCCGGGCAGCTCGACCCGAACACGCTGGCCGAGCTGCTGGCCGACGCCACCCGGATGTGGGACGACGACTTCTCCCTGGTCCTGGAGCGCAAGCTGGGCGACGAGCCGGCCAAGGAGCTGTTCGGGCGGTACGCGCACGCCTACCCGGAGAGCTACAAGAACGGGCACACGCCGTACGAGGGCATGCAGGACCTGGCCAAGCTGGAGCTGCTCGAGGAGCCCGGCCAGCTGGAGATGCACCTCTACCGGCGGCGCAAGCTCGGCCCGGACGGCGCGCCGCAGCCGGACGACCACGACATCCGGTTCAAGGTGTACCGGTTCGGCGAGCCGATGATGCTCTCCGCCGTGCTGCCGGTGCTGCACTCGCTCGGCGTGCAGGTGAGCGACGAGCGGCCGTACGAGATCCGCCGCGAGGACGGGCTGATCTATCTGTACGACTTCGGCCTGCGCCCGCCGAAGGTGCACCGCGAGCTGGCCGAGGTGCGGCCGCAGGTGGAGAACGCGTTCGCGTCGACCTGGCGGGGCGAGGCCGAGGTGGACGGCTTCAACGAGCTGGTGCTGCGGGCCGGGCTGACCTGGCGGCAGGTGGTGGTGCTGCGGGCGTACGCGAAATATCTCCGCCAGGCCGGGAACGTCTTCTCCCAGCGGTACGTGGAGTCGACCTTCATCGCCTACCCGGACATCGCGCGGCTGCTGCTGGAACTCTTCGAGGTCCGCTTCTCGCCGGCGCTGCAGATCGGGGAGGGTGAGCGGGCCCGCCGCGCCGGCGAGGTGGCCGGCCGGATCACCGAGCTGCTCGACCAGGTGGACAGCCTGGACCAGGACCGGATCCTGCGGTCCTACCTGACGCTGATCGAGGCCACCCTGCGGACCAGCTTCTACCAGCGTGGCGCGGACGGGCGGCCGAAGTCCTACGTCGCGTTCAAGCTGAACCCGGAGGCGATCCCGGACCTGCCGCAGCCCCGCCCGAAGTACGAGATCTTCGTCTACTCGCCGCGCTTCGAGGGCGTGCACCTGCGCTTCGGCGCCGTCGCCCGCGGCGGCCTGCGCTGGTCGGACCGGCGCGAGGACTTCCGGACCGAGGTGCTCGGCCTGGTCAAGGCGCAGATGGTGAAGAACTCGGTGATCGTGCCGGTGGGCGCCAAGGGCGGCTTCGTGCTGAAGCAGAAGCCGGGCGACCGGGACGAGGCGGTGGAGTGCTACAAGCAGTTCGTCACCGCGCTGATGGACGTCACCGACAACATCCTCAGCGGCAAGATCGTGCCGCCGAAGGACGTGGTGCGGCACGACGGCGACGACCCCTACCTGGTGGTGGCCGCGGACAAGGGCACCGCGACGTTCAGCGACATCGCCAACGAGATCTCGGTCGGCAAGGAGTTCTGGCTCGGCGACGCGTTCGCCAGCGGTGGCTCGGCCGGCTACGACCACAAGAAGATGGGGATCACCGCCCGGGGCGCCTGGGAGTCGGTCAAGAAACACTTCCGGGACCTGGGCAAGGACACCCAGACCGAGGACTTCACGGTGGTCGGCGTCGGCGACATGTCCGGCGACGTCTTCGGCAACGGCATGCTGCTGTCCGAGCACATCAAGCTGGTGGCCGCGTTCGACCACCGGCACATCTTCCTCGATCCGGATCCGGACCCGGCTGTTTCGTACGCCGAACGTCGTCGCCTCTTCGACCTGCCCCGGTCGTCCTGGGCGGACTACGACACCAAGCTGATCAGCGAGGGCGGCGGGGTGTACCCGCGCGGCGCCAAGTCGATCCCGGTCAGCCCGCAGGTGCGCGCCGCGCTGGACCTGTCCGAGTCGGTCACCGCGGTCAGCCCCGGCGAGCTGATGCGGGCCATCCTCAAGGCCCCGGTCGACCTGCTCTTCAACGGCGGCATCGGCACCTACGTGAAAGCCGCCTCCGAGTCGCACGCCGACGTCGGTGACAAGGGCAACGACGCGATCCGGGTGAACGGGGCCGACCTGCGGGTCAAGGTGGTCGGCGAGGGCGGCAACCTGGGGCTCACCCAGCGCGGGCGGATCGAGTTCGCCCGGGCCGGCGGCCGCGTCTTCACCGACTTCATCGACAACTCGGCCGGGGTGGACTGCTCCGACCACGAGGTCAACATCAAGATCCTGCTCGGCGGGGCGGTGGTCGACGGCGAGCTCGGCATGCCCGAGCGGGACGAGCTGCTGGCCGCGATGACCGACGAGGTCGGGGCGCTGGTCCTGCGGGACAACTACGAGCAGGCGATGGCGCTGGGCAACGCGCGGGCGCAGGCGCACTCGCTGCTGCCGGTGCACCGCCGGATGCTGACCGCGCTGGAGCAGCGCGGCGAGCTGAACCGCGAGCTGGAGGCGCTGCCCACGGACAAAGAGCTGGCTCTTCGGTACGAGAACGGGGAGGGCCTGAGCGCACCGGAGTTCGCGGTGCTGCTGGCGTACGTGAAGATCAGCCTGGAGCGGGAGGTGCTCGCCGACGAACTGGTCGACGAGGCGTGGACCAACCAGGTGCTGCACCGGTACTTCCCGACGCCGCTGCGCGAACGGTACGCCGCCCGGATGGCCGGGCACCGGCTGCGCCGGGAGATCATCTCGACGGCGCTGGTCAACGAGGTGGTCAACCGGGGTGGCACGTCGTTCGTCTTCCGGGCCATGGAGGAGAGCGGCGCGTCCGCGGCCGACGTGATCCGGGCCTTCGTGGTGATCCGGGACGTCTACGGGCTCGCCGACATCTGGAAGGCCGCCGAGGCGCTGGACAACAAGGTGCCGACGGCCGCGCAGACGCTGGCGCTGCTGGAGACCCGGCGGCTGCTCGACCGGGCGGTCCGCTGGCTGGTCAGCACCCGGCGCTCGCCGATCGACGTGCAGGGCGAGATCGCCAAGCTGCGTCCCGGGGTGGCCACCCTGCTGCCGCAGCTGCCGCAGGTGCTGGTCGGGGCGGAGCGCCGCTCGTTCGAGGAGCGGGTGGCGATGCTGGCCGGCAAGGACGTGCCGGCCGACCTGGCGGACTCGGTGAGCCGGGTGTTCTACGGCTTCGGCCTGCTGGACATCCTGGAGACGGCGGCCGGCATCGACCGGGACGTGACCGAGGTGGCGCAGGTCTACTTCGTGCTCTCCGAGCGGTTCGGGGTGGACGCGCTGCTGTCGCACATCTCCCGCCTGCCGCGCGGCGACCGCTGGCAGACGCTGGCCCGGATGGCGCTCCGCTACGACCTGTACGCGGCGCTGGCCGCCCTCACGGCGGAGGTCCTCCAGTCGACACCGGAGTCGGCCGCCCCGGAGGACCGGGTCTCCCAGTGGGAGCAGGTCAACGCCGCGTCGATCGCCCGCGCGTCGAACGCGATGGGCGACGTGGACGAGTCCCCGGCGGACCTGGCGGCGCTGTCCGTCCTGCTCCGCCAGATCCGCACGCTGGTGAAGACCTCGTCGGCCAACTGA
- a CDS encoding ROK family transcriptional regulator, with amino-acid sequence MAATRLPGTPRLLRALNDRAALDLLLTRGPLTRAQLGELTGLSKVTASQLVERLEERGLVRRVGEQAGGRGPNAQLYAVTPSSAHVIGVEVGPDTVVAACADITGAVIGRAELSTKDTDDPVGVVHQAVVQAASDAGTDITSVRRVVLGTPGLVDPQSGEISFAWDLPRWHRGLLADLRRDLSTPVVFGNDVNLAAVAEQSTGAATGVADFALVWIGRGVGLASVINGRLHQGATGAAGEIGYLPVGGADVPHNASKRGVKGAFQTLAAAEAVKAIGKQYGFRGAEAADVVRAAVAAGPAGEPVLDELARRLALGVAATCLVLDPPLVVLAGEVGRAGGPALAERVEREVAEITLVSPKVVVTGVSTDPVLFGALHTALDAVRDEVFGSTTD; translated from the coding sequence ATGGCCGCCACTCGCCTTCCGGGCACACCCCGGTTGCTGCGTGCTCTCAACGACCGCGCGGCGCTGGATCTGCTGCTCACCCGAGGTCCCCTGACCCGGGCCCAGCTCGGCGAGCTGACCGGCCTCAGCAAGGTCACCGCCTCCCAGCTGGTGGAGCGGCTGGAGGAGCGCGGCCTGGTCCGCCGGGTCGGTGAGCAGGCCGGCGGCCGCGGGCCGAACGCGCAGCTCTACGCGGTCACCCCGAGCAGCGCGCACGTGATCGGCGTCGAGGTCGGCCCGGACACCGTGGTCGCCGCCTGCGCGGACATCACCGGAGCGGTGATCGGCCGGGCCGAGCTGAGCACCAAGGACACCGACGACCCGGTCGGCGTGGTGCACCAGGCGGTGGTCCAGGCGGCGAGCGACGCGGGGACCGACATCACTTCGGTACGCCGGGTGGTGCTCGGCACCCCGGGCCTGGTCGACCCGCAGTCCGGCGAGATCTCGTTCGCCTGGGACCTGCCGCGCTGGCACCGCGGGCTGCTCGCCGACCTGCGCCGGGACCTGAGCACGCCGGTCGTCTTCGGCAACGACGTGAACCTGGCCGCGGTCGCCGAGCAGAGCACCGGGGCGGCCACCGGGGTCGCCGACTTCGCGCTGGTCTGGATCGGCCGGGGCGTCGGTCTGGCCAGCGTGATCAACGGCCGGCTGCACCAGGGCGCGACGGGCGCTGCCGGTGAGATCGGCTACCTGCCGGTGGGCGGCGCCGACGTGCCGCACAACGCGTCGAAGCGTGGGGTGAAGGGCGCCTTCCAGACGCTGGCCGCGGCCGAGGCGGTCAAGGCGATCGGCAAGCAGTACGGGTTCCGGGGGGCCGAGGCCGCCGACGTGGTGCGCGCCGCGGTCGCCGCCGGGCCGGCCGGTGAGCCGGTGCTGGACGAGCTGGCCCGCCGGCTCGCCCTCGGTGTCGCGGCCACCTGCCTGGTGCTCGACCCGCCGCTGGTGGTGCTGGCCGGTGAGGTGGGCCGGGCCGGCGGGCCGGCGCTGGCCGAGCGGGTGGAGCGCGAGGTCGCCGAGATCACCCTGGTCTCGCCCAAGGTGGTGGTGACCGGCGTGAGCACCGACCCGGTGCTGTTCGGCGCCCTGCACACCGCCCTGGACGCGGTCCGCGACGAGGTCTTCGGCTCCACCACGGACTGA
- a CDS encoding tetratricopeptide repeat protein, giving the protein MSDPRTTPSIFTRGAVDLSALRTPAPAKPAAPSRPAASDGAPSGAVPSTLPGLAPETIIDVTEADFQTTVLERSLDTPVILDFWADWCGPCKQLSPVLEKLAVEGQGAWVLGRVDVDANPRLAQAFRVQGIPMVLAVIGGQPVEGFTGVLPEVQIKQYIDAVLKAAGVSTAGAAPEDPRLDAADDALMVGDLDAAEAAYKKILAESPADAAAEAGLAQVELYRRINGQDPASILARAEADPADLEAQRLAADVEVLSGQAEQAYARLVTLVKRTSGEERDAVRKHLLSLFAVAGPDDPAVAGARRALASALF; this is encoded by the coding sequence ATGAGCGACCCACGGACCACTCCGTCGATCTTCACCCGCGGCGCGGTCGATCTCAGCGCGCTGCGTACCCCGGCGCCGGCCAAGCCGGCCGCGCCGAGCCGTCCCGCCGCCTCCGACGGCGCCCCGAGCGGTGCCGTGCCGAGCACCCTCCCGGGCCTCGCCCCGGAGACGATCATCGATGTCACCGAGGCCGATTTCCAGACCACCGTGCTGGAGCGGTCGCTCGACACCCCGGTGATCCTCGACTTCTGGGCCGACTGGTGCGGGCCGTGCAAGCAGCTCTCCCCGGTGCTGGAGAAACTCGCCGTCGAGGGCCAGGGCGCGTGGGTGCTCGGCCGGGTCGATGTGGACGCCAACCCGCGGCTCGCCCAGGCGTTCCGGGTGCAGGGCATCCCGATGGTGCTCGCGGTGATCGGCGGGCAGCCGGTCGAGGGCTTCACCGGCGTGCTGCCCGAGGTCCAGATCAAGCAGTACATCGACGCGGTGCTCAAGGCGGCCGGGGTGAGCACGGCCGGTGCCGCGCCGGAGGACCCGCGGCTGGACGCGGCCGACGACGCGCTGATGGTGGGCGACCTGGACGCGGCCGAGGCGGCGTACAAGAAGATTCTCGCCGAGTCGCCGGCCGACGCGGCCGCCGAGGCCGGGCTGGCCCAGGTCGAGCTGTACCGGCGGATCAACGGGCAGGACCCGGCGTCGATCCTGGCCCGGGCCGAGGCCGATCCGGCCGACCTGGAGGCGCAGCGGCTGGCCGCCGACGTCGAGGTGCTCAGCGGCCAGGCCGAGCAGGCCTACGCGCGGCTGGTCACGCTGGTCAAGCGGACCAGCGGCGAGGAGCGGGACGCGGTGCGCAAGCACCTGCTGTCGCTGTTCGCGGTGGCCGGTCCGGACGACCCGGCCGTGGCCGGCGCGCGGCGTGCCCTGGCCAGCGCACTCTTCTAG
- a CDS encoding penicillin-binding transpeptidase domain-containing protein has protein sequence MRRATVGIAAVLVLTTAGLAGCSEDEPQDTVVTFLNGWKSGDLSKVGFVTSAGGKIAAAEVLTSIQSFYGDLKDQPLAVSVAGDPSVTGDIATTPIDVKWTLPGNVTWDYKSTVRMTKQNGDGWQVIWEPAVLQPDLEAGEKFRLRREPAKRGTILDASGKPLVGPQQVVVIGVSPEKIKDLPALTKSLTAAFRKIGVDVDLKDLKDRVAKADTGAFLDLVSLRRADYDKIRSTVRPLPGTVFREETRQLAPTRAFARALLGTADAATKDDLEKRPEELTTGDVVGHGGLQEKYDQVLRGAPGLSVVASAEAADASTEEKPIFTAKPVDGKDIKISIDTTTQNAADQALAKQKQPSSLVALRISDGAVLAVANGPDPGGVNTALTGQVPPGSTYKMVSSYGLLSTGKVTADTVVDCPKTRTVDGRTFKNSHDEELGKVPFHVDFAKSCNTAFVGLAPQLGAEGLRQASSTLGIGGDWNIGIDAFTGKVSDGASPTELAAATFGQGSTAVSPIAMAAATAAVAKGGFQPPKLVLDPAPAPAGSSGTLDAKAVSALQSMMREVVTGGTGTALKAVPGKPVYGKTGTAEFADGSDETHSWFIGYQGDVAFAVMVQKGGAGSEAAVPIVKDFLTTLAK, from the coding sequence ATGCGCCGCGCCACCGTCGGGATCGCCGCCGTGCTCGTGCTGACCACAGCCGGTCTGGCCGGGTGTTCCGAGGACGAGCCGCAGGACACCGTCGTCACCTTCCTGAACGGGTGGAAGAGCGGCGACCTCAGCAAAGTGGGCTTCGTCACGTCCGCGGGCGGCAAGATCGCCGCGGCCGAGGTGCTGACCAGCATCCAGAGCTTCTACGGCGACCTCAAGGACCAGCCGCTCGCCGTCTCGGTGGCCGGCGACCCGAGCGTGACCGGCGACATCGCCACCACCCCGATCGACGTGAAGTGGACCCTGCCCGGCAACGTCACCTGGGACTACAAGTCCACCGTCCGGATGACGAAGCAGAACGGCGACGGCTGGCAGGTGATCTGGGAGCCGGCCGTGCTGCAGCCCGACCTGGAGGCCGGCGAGAAGTTCCGGCTGCGCCGCGAGCCCGCCAAGCGCGGCACCATCCTGGACGCGAGCGGCAAGCCGCTGGTCGGCCCCCAGCAGGTCGTCGTGATCGGGGTCAGCCCGGAGAAGATCAAGGATCTGCCGGCGCTGACCAAGTCGCTGACCGCCGCGTTCCGGAAGATCGGCGTCGACGTCGACCTCAAGGACCTCAAGGACCGGGTCGCCAAGGCCGACACGGGCGCCTTCCTCGATCTGGTCAGCCTGCGCCGGGCCGACTACGACAAGATCAGATCTACGGTACGACCACTGCCCGGCACCGTGTTCCGCGAGGAGACCCGCCAGCTCGCCCCGACCCGCGCCTTCGCCCGTGCCCTGCTCGGCACGGCGGACGCGGCCACCAAGGACGACCTGGAGAAACGCCCCGAGGAGCTGACCACCGGCGACGTGGTCGGGCACGGTGGCCTGCAGGAGAAGTACGACCAGGTGCTGCGTGGCGCCCCCGGCCTGTCCGTGGTGGCCTCCGCCGAGGCGGCCGACGCGTCCACCGAGGAGAAGCCGATCTTCACGGCCAAGCCGGTGGACGGCAAGGACATCAAGATCTCGATCGACACCACCACGCAGAACGCCGCCGACCAGGCGCTCGCCAAGCAGAAACAGCCCAGCTCGCTGGTCGCGCTGCGGATCAGCGACGGCGCGGTGCTCGCGGTGGCCAACGGGCCGGACCCGGGCGGGGTGAACACCGCGCTGACCGGGCAGGTGCCGCCCGGCTCGACGTACAAGATGGTGTCGTCGTACGGACTGCTGTCCACCGGGAAGGTCACCGCGGACACCGTGGTGGACTGCCCGAAGACGCGGACCGTGGACGGCCGGACCTTCAAGAACTCGCACGACGAGGAGCTCGGCAAGGTCCCGTTTCACGTCGACTTCGCCAAGTCCTGCAACACCGCGTTCGTCGGCCTGGCCCCGCAGCTCGGCGCCGAGGGCCTGCGGCAGGCGTCCAGCACGCTGGGCATCGGCGGCGACTGGAACATCGGGATCGACGCGTTCACCGGGAAGGTGTCCGACGGCGCCAGCCCGACCGAGCTGGCCGCCGCCACCTTCGGCCAGGGCAGCACCGCGGTCAGCCCGATCGCGATGGCCGCCGCCACCGCGGCCGTGGCCAAGGGCGGTTTCCAGCCGCCCAAGCTGGTCCTCGACCCGGCCCCGGCACCAGCCGGCAGCAGCGGCACGCTGGACGCCAAGGCGGTGAGCGCGCTGCAGTCGATGATGCGGGAGGTGGTCACCGGCGGCACCGGCACCGCGCTGAAGGCGGTCCCGGGCAAGCCGGTCTACGGCAAGACCGGCACCGCCGAGTTCGCCGACGGCTCCGACGAGACGCACTCGTGGTTCATCGGGTACCAGGGTGATGTGGCCTTCGCGGTGATGGTGCAGAAGGGCGGCGCCGGCTCGGAGGCGGCCGTCCCGATCGTCAAGGACTTCCTCACCACGCTGGCGAAGTAG
- a CDS encoding type IV toxin-antitoxin system AbiEi family antitoxin domain-containing protein: MAQLDDISGRQCGVVTRGQALQAGVRPETVRRHLRSGRWQRMIPGIYATFTGRPPPGAKRWAAVLHAGPGAMLCRRSAAEETGLAAPGRGAVHVLIPETRRIRPIVGIVAHRSRHAAARRDPLRSPPQTRVEETVLDLASTARTAPEGLHWIMAACVRRLTTPDRLARALSTRPRLPRRKAVAALLGIAADGRPAPLPLWPPLK; the protein is encoded by the coding sequence ATGGCACAACTCGACGACATCAGCGGCCGCCAGTGCGGGGTGGTGACCCGCGGGCAGGCCCTCCAGGCCGGCGTCCGACCGGAGACCGTGCGCCGCCACCTCAGGTCCGGCCGCTGGCAGCGGATGATCCCGGGGATCTATGCGACCTTCACCGGCCGCCCGCCACCGGGCGCGAAGCGCTGGGCCGCGGTCCTGCACGCCGGCCCCGGCGCGATGCTGTGCCGCCGTTCCGCGGCGGAGGAGACCGGGCTCGCCGCACCCGGCCGCGGCGCGGTCCACGTGCTGATCCCGGAGACGCGGCGGATCCGTCCGATCGTCGGCATCGTCGCGCACCGTTCCCGGCACGCGGCGGCCCGCCGCGATCCACTCCGCTCCCCGCCGCAGACCCGCGTCGAGGAGACCGTCCTGGACCTGGCCTCGACAGCGCGCACGGCGCCGGAGGGCCTGCACTGGATCATGGCGGCCTGCGTCCGGCGGCTGACCACCCCGGACCGGCTGGCCAGGGCCCTGTCCACCCGTCCCCGCCTACCCCGCCGCAAGGCAGTGGCCGCCTTGCTCGGCATCGCCGCCGATGGCCGGCCCGCGCCCCTGCCGCTCTGGCCACCGCTCAAGTGA